The Mesorhizobium sp. M1D.F.Ca.ET.043.01.1.1 genome contains a region encoding:
- a CDS encoding indolepyruvate ferredoxin oxidoreductase family protein, with product MTLHDVALDDKFDLGKERVFLSGAQAVVRMLLMQRERDRRAGLNTAGFVSGYRGSPLGGLDMQLWRAKRQLAQADIVFQPGLNEELAATACWGSQQTELLGEGTHDGVFAVWYGKGPGVDRSGDVFRHANLAGSSRNGGVLALMGDDHMAESSTNAHATEFLFVDTMVPILNPAGVQEIIDYGLYGFAMSRFAGTWAAIKCVKDNIESTASVDASIERLGIVIPDFDMPPGGLNIRHEIDMLGQEERLHEHKRAAASAFIQANGLNRVVYSGGRNPKLGIITIGKSYLDVRQALEDIGIDEKAANRIGIRLFKVGCPWPLDYQHIADFARGLDTIVVVEEKRSLIEVQLRENLYGSAIQPAIVGKKDERGDWLFPAKGALDPNEIAIALGERILRTIGPSEEIAARVAKLRQFQAMLADTVDIGSRTPFFCSGCPHNSSTKVPEGSLAAAGIGCHFMALWMDRNTVGFTAMGGEGAQWVGQAPFSRRDHIFQNLGDGTYNHSGLLAIRFALSSDANITYKILYNDAVAMTGGQPHEGGLTVDMIARQVRAEGVERIAVVTDEPDKYVGKADFPAGATIHHRDDLDLVQRELRGVKGISVLFYDQTCAAEKRRRRKRGTFPDPDKRVFINELVCEGCGDCGVQSNCVSIQPVETEFGRKRRIDQSSCNKDFSCINGFCPSFVTVHGGKIRKAEGIAGKSDPLDGVPEPIEFPLGAEGWAAIIDGVGGTGVVTIGAVLGMAAHLEGKGCGMIDMAGLAQKGGSVFTHVRIAPTPEDIHAIRVSAGKADLVLGCDLVVSGAKKVLAAVREGHTMFLANTAEIMPGEFTRSADFSLPVERLKKAIRAAAGDDKAHFFDATRTATALFGNSLGANMFMLGFAFQHGGLPLSAEAVEKAIELNGEAVAMNIAAFRWGRRAAHQPDFVRGLVGRTGKPASAPAETLDDIIARRVAFLTAYQNAAYGKRYAGRIAALRAAEAKALPGSTAVTEAAAKNLFKLMAIKDEYEVARLYTDGAFAADLARQFQSYERLEFHLAPPILGRRGNDGRPRKSGFGPWMMKAFRLLAAMKGLRGTLFDVFGRTAERRAERQLLAQYEADLDLIATALAPGRIDAAAALASVPALVRGYGHVRQASAARAAEERSRLLQRLSEAAPVPVLSAAE from the coding sequence ATGACGCTGCATGACGTCGCGCTCGACGACAAGTTCGACCTTGGCAAGGAGCGCGTTTTCCTGTCCGGGGCGCAGGCCGTCGTGCGCATGCTTCTTATGCAGCGCGAGCGCGACCGCCGCGCCGGCCTCAACACCGCCGGCTTCGTCTCGGGCTATCGCGGCTCGCCGCTCGGCGGCCTCGACATGCAGCTGTGGAGAGCGAAGCGGCAGCTTGCCCAGGCCGACATCGTCTTCCAGCCGGGCCTCAACGAGGAGCTCGCCGCCACCGCCTGCTGGGGTTCGCAGCAGACCGAGCTGCTCGGCGAAGGCACGCATGACGGCGTCTTTGCGGTCTGGTACGGCAAGGGGCCGGGCGTCGACCGCTCCGGCGACGTGTTCCGCCACGCCAACCTTGCCGGCTCGTCGAGAAACGGCGGCGTTCTCGCCCTGATGGGCGACGACCACATGGCCGAATCCTCGACCAACGCGCACGCCACCGAATTCCTGTTCGTCGACACCATGGTGCCGATCCTCAACCCCGCCGGCGTCCAGGAGATCATCGACTACGGTCTCTACGGCTTTGCCATGTCGCGCTTCGCCGGCACCTGGGCGGCGATCAAATGCGTCAAGGACAACATCGAATCGACGGCCTCGGTCGACGCCTCGATCGAGCGGCTGGGGATCGTCATCCCCGACTTCGACATGCCGCCCGGCGGCCTCAACATCCGCCACGAGATCGACATGCTCGGGCAGGAGGAGCGGCTGCATGAGCACAAGCGCGCCGCCGCTTCCGCCTTCATCCAGGCCAATGGGTTGAACCGCGTCGTCTATTCCGGCGGCCGCAACCCGAAGCTCGGCATCATCACCATCGGCAAGAGCTATCTCGATGTCCGCCAGGCGCTCGAGGATATCGGCATCGACGAGAAGGCCGCCAACCGCATCGGCATCCGCCTGTTCAAGGTCGGCTGCCCCTGGCCGCTCGATTATCAGCATATCGCCGACTTCGCCCGCGGCCTCGACACCATCGTCGTCGTCGAGGAGAAGCGCTCGCTGATCGAGGTGCAATTGCGCGAGAACCTCTACGGCTCCGCCATCCAGCCGGCCATCGTCGGCAAGAAGGACGAGCGCGGCGACTGGCTGTTTCCGGCCAAGGGCGCGCTCGACCCGAACGAGATCGCGATCGCGCTCGGCGAGCGGATCCTGCGCACCATCGGCCCCTCGGAGGAGATCGCGGCGCGGGTGGCGAAACTGCGCCAGTTCCAGGCGATGCTTGCCGACACCGTCGACATCGGTTCGCGCACGCCTTTCTTCTGCTCCGGCTGCCCGCACAATTCCTCGACCAAGGTGCCGGAGGGCTCGCTCGCCGCCGCCGGCATCGGCTGCCACTTCATGGCGCTGTGGATGGACCGGAACACGGTCGGTTTTACCGCGATGGGCGGCGAGGGCGCGCAATGGGTCGGCCAGGCGCCGTTCTCCAGGCGCGATCATATCTTCCAGAATCTCGGCGACGGCACCTACAACCATTCCGGCCTGCTGGCGATCCGCTTCGCGCTGTCGAGCGATGCCAACATCACCTACAAGATCCTCTACAACGACGCGGTCGCCATGACCGGCGGCCAGCCGCATGAAGGCGGCCTGACGGTGGATATGATCGCCAGGCAGGTGCGCGCCGAGGGCGTCGAGCGCATCGCCGTCGTCACCGACGAGCCGGACAAATATGTCGGCAAGGCGGATTTCCCGGCCGGCGCCACCATCCATCACCGCGACGACCTCGACCTCGTCCAGCGCGAATTGCGTGGCGTGAAAGGCATCTCGGTGCTTTTCTACGACCAGACCTGCGCCGCGGAGAAGCGCCGCCGCCGCAAGCGCGGCACCTTCCCCGACCCGGACAAGCGCGTCTTCATCAACGAGCTGGTCTGCGAAGGCTGCGGCGATTGCGGCGTTCAATCGAACTGCGTTTCGATCCAGCCGGTCGAGACCGAATTCGGCCGCAAGCGCCGGATCGACCAGTCGAGCTGCAACAAGGATTTTTCTTGCATCAACGGCTTCTGCCCCTCTTTCGTGACGGTGCACGGCGGCAAGATCAGGAAGGCCGAAGGCATTGCCGGCAAGAGCGACCCGCTCGACGGCGTGCCGGAGCCCATCGAATTTCCGCTCGGCGCGGAGGGCTGGGCGGCGATCATCGACGGCGTCGGCGGCACCGGCGTCGTCACCATCGGCGCGGTGCTCGGCATGGCAGCTCATCTCGAAGGCAAGGGCTGCGGCATGATCGACATGGCGGGCCTTGCCCAGAAGGGCGGCTCGGTCTTCACCCATGTCCGCATTGCCCCGACGCCCGAGGACATCCACGCCATCCGCGTTTCGGCCGGCAAGGCCGACCTCGTGCTCGGCTGCGATCTCGTCGTCTCCGGCGCCAAGAAAGTGCTCGCCGCTGTGCGCGAGGGCCACACCATGTTCCTCGCCAACACCGCCGAAATCATGCCTGGCGAATTCACCCGTTCGGCCGATTTCTCGCTGCCGGTCGAGCGGCTCAAGAAGGCGATCCGTGCCGCCGCCGGCGACGACAAGGCCCACTTCTTCGACGCCACCCGCACGGCGACGGCGCTGTTCGGCAATTCGCTTGGCGCCAACATGTTCATGCTCGGCTTCGCCTTCCAGCATGGCGGGCTGCCGCTCTCGGCCGAAGCCGTTGAAAAGGCGATCGAATTGAACGGCGAAGCGGTGGCGATGAACATCGCCGCCTTCCGCTGGGGCCGTCGCGCCGCGCACCAGCCGGATTTCGTGCGCGGCCTGGTCGGCCGTACCGGCAAGCCGGCGTCGGCGCCAGCCGAGACGCTCGACGACATCATCGCCCGGCGCGTCGCGTTCCTGACCGCCTATCAGAACGCGGCCTACGGCAAGCGCTATGCCGGCAGGATCGCCGCGCTGCGTGCCGCCGAGGCGAAGGCGCTTCCCGGCTCGACGGCCGTGACCGAGGCTGCCGCCAAGAACCTGTTCAAGCTGATGGCGATCAAGGACGAGTATGAGGTGGCGCGGCTCTATACCGATGGCGCCTTCGCAGCCGATCTCGCCAGGCAGTTCCAGAGCTACGAGAGGCTGGAATTCCATCTCGCGCCGCCGATCCTCGGGCGGCGCGGCAATGACGGTCGCCCAAGGAAATCGGGCTTTGGCCCGTGGATGATGAAGGCATTTCGCCTGCTGGCCGCCATGAAAGGCCTGCGCGGCACTCTGTTCGACGTGTTCGGCCGCACCGCCGAACGCCGCGCCGAGCGGCAGCTGCTTGCGCAATACGAGGCCGATCTCGACCTGATTGCCACAGCACTTGCGCCGGGCAGGATCGACGCCGCCGCGGCGCTGGCGTCCGTGCCGGCGCTCGTCCGCGGCTACGGTCATGTCCGGCAGGCCAGCGCCGCAAGGGCGGCTGAGGAGCGCTCGAGGCTGCTGCAGCGGCTGAGTGAGGCCGCGCCGGTGCCGGTCCTCAGCGCCGCCGAGTGA
- a CDS encoding CGNR zinc finger domain-containing protein: protein MTVSWTPHRFTGGILALDTANTVVLRNDPERTFDRFDDPAEIARFAEAASGFRAAELGGRRLEAPEPGGIAPVVLSIREATDRLFRHAIAKGAIAAAHLPDFLTACAGGLSGSSTEIAAPGRPFGDPATPIAFEAALAVSALSLLRDETVARLRICPNCSWLFVDRSRNSSRLWCDMAVCGNRQKANRYYRRRTAAREVTNA from the coding sequence ATGACGGTATCCTGGACCCCGCACCGCTTCACCGGCGGCATCCTTGCGCTCGATACGGCGAACACCGTCGTGCTGCGCAACGATCCGGAAAGGACGTTCGACCGTTTCGACGATCCGGCCGAGATCGCCCGCTTTGCCGAGGCGGCGAGCGGCTTCCGCGCCGCCGAGCTCGGCGGCCGGCGGCTGGAGGCGCCGGAACCGGGCGGCATCGCCCCGGTCGTGCTGTCGATCCGCGAGGCGACCGACCGCCTGTTCCGCCACGCCATTGCGAAAGGCGCGATCGCCGCCGCCCATCTTCCGGATTTCCTGACGGCCTGCGCCGGCGGCCTCTCCGGCAGCAGCACAGAAATCGCTGCGCCGGGTCGGCCGTTCGGCGATCCGGCGACGCCGATCGCCTTCGAGGCGGCTTTGGCCGTCTCGGCGCTTTCGCTGTTGCGCGACGAAACTGTTGCGCGGCTCAGGATCTGTCCGAATTGCAGCTGGCTCTTCGTCGACCGCAGCCGCAACTCCAGTCGCCTCTGGTGCGACATGGCCGTCTGCGGCAATCGCCAGAAGGCGAACCGCTACTACCGCCGCCGCACGGCGGCCAGGGAGGTCACCAATGCCTAG
- a CDS encoding branched-chain amino acid ABC transporter permease, whose product MLYFYQQVLNGLHSGALYALLAFGYVLTNGILHRTNLAYGALFAFCGHTMILAAAFGYQALWLTLAASVALGIVAALLYAVLVSQALSRSVFERLADRSPNAIVVTTLGILLFLSEASRIAADTHDLWLPPMLAQPVIFAQGASFKVTLTVIQLMDCAAVVAVVALAAWTFSHSRFGRAWRAVSDDPKAAAMCGIDVRAVFRRAVLYSGFCAAFAGVLAGLYYGNISFGTGLVYGLKILFVTAVGGYMSPLKAALGAAAFGMAESLWAGYFPIEWRDGWIYLFLVAMLVLIGAGRDQSKVA is encoded by the coding sequence ATGCTCTATTTCTATCAGCAGGTGCTCAACGGGCTGCATTCCGGCGCGCTCTATGCGCTGCTCGCCTTCGGCTATGTGCTGACCAACGGCATCCTGCACCGCACCAACCTTGCCTATGGCGCGCTGTTCGCCTTTTGCGGCCACACCATGATCCTGGCCGCCGCCTTCGGCTACCAAGCGCTGTGGCTGACGCTCGCCGCCTCGGTCGCGCTCGGCATCGTCGCCGCCCTGCTTTATGCTGTGCTCGTCAGCCAGGCGCTGTCGCGAAGCGTGTTCGAGAGGCTGGCGGACCGGTCGCCCAATGCCATCGTGGTGACGACCCTCGGCATCCTGCTGTTCCTGTCGGAAGCAAGCCGTATCGCCGCCGACACCCATGATCTGTGGCTGCCGCCGATGCTCGCCCAACCCGTCATCTTCGCCCAGGGCGCCAGCTTCAAGGTGACGCTCACGGTCATCCAGCTTATGGACTGCGCGGCGGTGGTGGCGGTGGTGGCGCTGGCGGCCTGGACGTTTTCGCATTCGCGCTTCGGCCGCGCCTGGCGTGCCGTGTCCGACGATCCGAAGGCGGCGGCGATGTGCGGCATCGACGTGCGCGCCGTGTTCCGCCGCGCGGTGCTCTATAGCGGGTTCTGCGCGGCTTTTGCCGGCGTGCTCGCCGGCCTCTATTACGGCAACATCAGCTTCGGCACCGGCCTCGTCTATGGCCTCAAGATCCTGTTCGTGACGGCTGTCGGCGGCTACATGTCGCCGCTCAAGGCGGCCCTTGGCGCCGCAGCCTTCGGCATGGCCGAATCGCTCTGGGCCGGCTATTTCCCGATCGAATGGCGCGATGGCTGGATCTATCTCTTCCTCGTCGCCATGCTGGTGCTGATCGGCGCCGGCCGCGACCAGTCCAAGGTCGCCTGA
- a CDS encoding TRAP transporter small permease subunit produces the protein MAGLLALSRTIDRINEFIGRWVSWLILLAILVSAGNAVIRKTFDISSNAWLELQWYLFGAAFMLAAAYTLKQNDHIRIDIVYGMFSRRVQHWIDLLGHLLFLMPFVVLMVIYFVPYVSLSFRSGEMSTNAGGLIVWPAKAILLTGFFLLAIQGVSEIIKKIAIMSGHMDDPNPFISAHDQAKLEAEALAEEAKALSGEVRS, from the coding sequence ATGGCAGGGCTGCTCGCTCTATCCAGGACGATCGACCGCATCAATGAGTTCATCGGCCGCTGGGTCTCATGGCTGATCCTGCTGGCGATCCTTGTGAGCGCCGGCAACGCCGTCATCCGCAAGACGTTCGACATCTCCTCCAATGCCTGGCTCGAACTGCAGTGGTACCTGTTCGGCGCCGCCTTCATGCTGGCGGCCGCCTACACTCTGAAGCAGAACGACCATATCCGCATCGACATCGTCTACGGCATGTTTTCCCGCCGCGTGCAGCACTGGATCGACCTTCTCGGCCACCTCCTCTTCCTGATGCCGTTCGTGGTGCTGATGGTGATCTATTTCGTGCCTTACGTGTCGCTATCCTTCCGCAGCGGCGAGATGTCGACCAATGCCGGCGGGCTTATCGTATGGCCGGCAAAGGCAATCCTGCTCACCGGCTTCTTCCTGCTGGCCATCCAGGGCGTCTCCGAAATCATCAAGAAGATCGCCATCATGAGCGGCCATATGGACGATCCCAACCCCTTCATATCGGCGCATGACCAGGCAAAGCTCGAGGCCGAGGCGCTGGCCGAGGAAGCCAAGGCCCTTTCCGGCGAGGTGCGCTCGTGA
- a CDS encoding TRAP transporter large permease subunit yields the protein MEFIAQNMAPIMFASLIIFLLIGYPVAFSLAANGLLFFFIGVLLSPYSGGSINLAWPLLHALPDNFYGTRVMSNDTLLAIPFFTFMGIVLERSGMAEDLLDTVGQLFGPIRGGLAYAVIFVGALLAATTGVVAASVIAMGLISLPIMLRYGYDRRLASGVIAASGTLAQIIPPSLVLIVLADQLGRSVGDMYAGALIPGLVLTGIYMLYILITSIIRPNAMPALPLEARTLGRGVISLIVALLATGAISYAAYRYLEPAHGDNADILGAAVGVIVIYIVAIADQRLGINVMSKLAQQVVIVLIPPLALIFLVLGTIFLGIATPTEGGAMGSVGALIMAAAKGRLSFDVIKQALASTTRLSSFVLFILIGARVFSLTFYGVNGHIWVEHLLVSLPGGETGFLIGVNILVFLLAFFLDFFELAFIIVPLLAPAADKLGIDLIWFGVLLGVNMQTSFMHPPFGFALFYLRSVAARVPYLDRITGKQIAPVTTGQIYWGAVPFVCIQVIMIALTIAFPQMVMRYKGAAVEPSTIDLKLPEMPGLAPLGTPPADNGAAPANGGAAPAAPGTTDLSQPPNFGDTAPAKPAAPAPDLSKPPSFN from the coding sequence ATCGAATTCATCGCGCAGAACATGGCGCCGATCATGTTCGCCTCGCTGATCATCTTCCTTTTGATCGGCTACCCCGTCGCCTTCTCGCTCGCCGCGAACGGCCTGTTGTTCTTCTTCATCGGCGTGCTCCTGTCGCCGTATTCGGGGGGATCGATCAACCTCGCCTGGCCGCTGCTGCATGCGCTGCCGGACAATTTCTACGGCACCAGGGTGATGTCGAACGACACGCTGCTGGCCATTCCGTTCTTCACATTCATGGGCATTGTTCTCGAACGATCCGGCATGGCCGAGGACCTGCTCGACACGGTTGGACAGCTCTTCGGCCCGATCCGCGGCGGGCTCGCCTATGCGGTGATCTTCGTCGGCGCGCTGCTTGCCGCGACGACTGGCGTGGTGGCGGCTTCCGTTATCGCCATGGGGCTGATCTCGCTGCCGATCATGCTGCGCTACGGCTACGACCGGCGCCTCGCCTCGGGCGTGATCGCGGCTTCCGGCACGCTGGCCCAGATCATCCCGCCCTCGCTGGTGCTGATCGTGCTGGCAGACCAGCTCGGCCGCTCGGTGGGCGACATGTATGCGGGCGCGCTGATCCCCGGACTGGTGCTCACCGGCATCTACATGCTCTACATTCTGATCACGTCGATCATCCGGCCGAACGCGATGCCGGCATTGCCGCTCGAAGCCCGCACGCTCGGCCGCGGCGTGATCTCGCTGATCGTGGCGCTGCTGGCTACGGGTGCGATATCCTATGCCGCCTACCGCTATCTCGAACCTGCCCATGGCGACAATGCCGACATCCTCGGCGCCGCCGTCGGCGTGATCGTCATCTACATCGTGGCGATCGCCGACCAGCGGCTCGGGATCAACGTCATGTCCAAGCTGGCGCAGCAGGTGGTGATCGTGCTGATCCCGCCGCTGGCGCTGATCTTCCTGGTGCTCGGCACCATCTTCCTCGGCATCGCCACGCCGACCGAAGGCGGCGCGATGGGTTCGGTCGGCGCACTGATCATGGCCGCGGCAAAGGGGCGGCTGTCGTTCGACGTCATCAAGCAGGCGCTCGCCTCGACGACCAGACTCTCCTCCTTCGTGCTGTTCATCCTGATCGGCGCGCGGGTCTTCTCGCTCACCTTCTACGGCGTCAACGGCCATATCTGGGTCGAGCATCTCCTGGTCTCGTTGCCGGGCGGCGAGACCGGCTTCCTGATCGGGGTCAACATCCTGGTCTTCCTGCTCGCCTTCTTTCTCGATTTCTTCGAGCTCGCCTTCATCATCGTGCCGCTCCTGGCGCCGGCCGCCGACAAGCTCGGCATCGACCTGATCTGGTTCGGCGTGCTGCTCGGCGTCAACATGCAGACCAGCTTCATGCATCCGCCCTTCGGCTTCGCGCTGTTCTACTTGCGCTCGGTCGCGGCGCGCGTGCCCTATCTCGACCGCATCACCGGCAAGCAGATCGCGCCGGTCACCACCGGCCAGATCTACTGGGGCGCCGTGCCCTTCGTCTGCATCCAGGTGATCATGATCGCGCTGACCATCGCCTTCCCGCAAATGGTGATGCGCTACAAGGGCGCCGCCGTCGAGCCCAGCACGATAGACCTGAAGCTGCCGGAGATGCCGGGACTGGCGCCGCTCGGCACGCCGCCGGCCGACAATGGTGCGGCGCCCGCCAATGGCGGCGCCGCACCGGCTGCACCCGGCACGACGGACCTGTCGCAGCCGCCGAATTTCGGCGACACGGCGCCAGCCAAGCCGGCCGCGCCGGCGCCCGATCTTTCGAAGCCGCCGAGCTTCAATTGA
- a CDS encoding zinc-dependent alcohol dehydrogenase family protein — protein MKAVRLEAIGGIALRDVAKPAPGPEDVLVRIEACGVCGTDRHLFHGEFPSKPPVTLGHEFCGIVEAVGEAVADIAVGDRVTGDPNISCGRCSHCRAGRVNLCSNLRAIGIHRDGGFADYVVMPQSQAFLLPADLKPTHGAFCEPLACCLHGIDLAAIRPGASVVVLGGGVIGLLTVQLAKLAGAATIILSTRQASRRALAEELGATATVDPSAVDPIEAIAGKAGLVPGGVDVVLECAGVPDTVEQSMRLAKSGGTVVIVGVMPQGQKVAFEPFDVLFRELKVLGSFINPFTHRRAADLVASGAIEIDKLISRQVPLEEASRVISNPAAPGEVKVLVVPNG, from the coding sequence ATGAAAGCAGTCCGGCTGGAAGCAATCGGCGGCATCGCGCTTCGCGATGTCGCCAAACCCGCGCCGGGTCCGGAAGACGTTCTCGTGCGGATCGAGGCCTGCGGCGTCTGCGGCACCGACCGCCACCTGTTCCATGGCGAGTTCCCGTCAAAGCCGCCGGTCACGCTCGGCCACGAATTCTGCGGCATCGTCGAGGCGGTCGGCGAGGCCGTCGCCGATATCGCCGTCGGCGACCGCGTCACAGGCGACCCCAATATTTCCTGCGGGCGCTGCAGCCACTGCCGCGCCGGCCGCGTCAATTTGTGCAGCAACCTCAGGGCCATCGGCATCCATCGGGACGGCGGTTTCGCCGACTATGTCGTGATGCCGCAAAGCCAGGCCTTCCTGCTGCCCGCCGATCTCAAGCCGACGCATGGCGCCTTCTGCGAGCCGCTGGCCTGCTGCCTGCATGGCATCGATCTCGCCGCCATCAGACCCGGCGCCTCGGTGGTGGTGCTGGGCGGCGGCGTCATCGGCCTGCTCACGGTGCAGCTGGCGAAGCTCGCGGGCGCGGCGACCATCATCCTGTCGACCAGGCAGGCCTCGCGCCGGGCGCTGGCCGAAGAGCTCGGCGCTACGGCCACGGTCGATCCCAGCGCCGTCGATCCCATCGAGGCCATCGCCGGAAAGGCCGGCCTGGTGCCGGGCGGCGTCGACGTGGTGCTCGAATGCGCGGGCGTCCCGGACACCGTCGAGCAATCGATGCGGCTGGCCAAGTCCGGCGGTACGGTGGTGATCGTCGGCGTGATGCCGCAAGGGCAGAAGGTGGCCTTCGAGCCGTTCGACGTCCTGTTCCGCGAGCTGAAGGTTCTCGGTTCCTTCATCAACCCCTTCACGCATCGCCGCGCCGCCGACCTTGTCGCATCGGGCGCGATCGAAATCGACAAGCTGATTTCGAGGCAAGTGCCCCTAGAAGAGGCGTCGCGCGTGATCTCGAATCCGGCGGCTCCCGGTGAGGTCAAGGTGCTGGTCGTGCCGAACGGCTGA
- a CDS encoding TRAP transporter substrate-binding protein, protein MDRRSFIRKAGASGVGVAAAAALAAPAIAQSNPKVTWRLASSFPKSLDTIYGGAEVFSKMLSEATDGNFQVQVFASGELVPGLQAADATAAGTVEACHTVAYYYWGKDPTWALGAAVPFSLNARGINAWHYHGGGIDLFNEFLATQGLFGLPGGNTGVQMGGWFRKQINTVADLSGLKMRIGGFAGKVVQKLGVVPQQIAGGDIYPALEKGTIDAAEWVGPYDDEKLGFYKVAPYYYYPGWWEGGPTVHLMFNKAKYEELSPAYKSLVRTAAQAADANMLQKYDFLNPAAVKRLVAGGAKLQPFSQEIMAACFEKANEVYAEMEASNAPFKKIWDSIKGFRKEHYLWAQVAEYNYDTFMMVQQRNGKL, encoded by the coding sequence ATGGATCGTCGTTCATTCATCCGCAAGGCCGGTGCGTCCGGCGTCGGCGTCGCGGCGGCCGCCGCGCTTGCCGCGCCGGCAATAGCCCAATCCAATCCGAAAGTGACCTGGCGGCTGGCATCGTCCTTCCCGAAATCGCTGGACACGATCTACGGCGGCGCGGAAGTCTTCTCAAAAATGCTGTCGGAAGCGACCGACGGGAATTTCCAGGTCCAGGTCTTTGCGTCGGGCGAGCTGGTGCCCGGCCTGCAGGCGGCTGACGCCACCGCCGCCGGCACGGTCGAGGCCTGCCACACGGTGGCATACTATTATTGGGGCAAGGACCCGACCTGGGCGCTGGGCGCCGCGGTGCCGTTCTCGCTCAACGCGCGCGGAATAAATGCCTGGCACTACCATGGCGGCGGTATCGACCTGTTCAACGAGTTCCTGGCCACGCAAGGGCTGTTCGGCCTGCCTGGCGGCAACACCGGCGTGCAGATGGGCGGCTGGTTCCGCAAGCAGATCAATACCGTGGCCGATCTTTCCGGCCTCAAGATGCGCATCGGCGGCTTCGCCGGCAAGGTGGTGCAGAAGCTCGGCGTCGTGCCGCAGCAGATCGCCGGCGGCGACATCTACCCGGCGCTGGAAAAGGGCACTATCGACGCCGCCGAATGGGTCGGCCCTTATGACGACGAGAAGCTCGGCTTCTACAAGGTCGCGCCCTACTACTACTATCCCGGCTGGTGGGAAGGCGGCCCGACCGTGCATCTGATGTTCAACAAGGCCAAGTACGAGGAGCTTTCGCCGGCCTACAAGTCGCTGGTGCGCACCGCTGCCCAGGCGGCCGACGCCAACATGCTGCAGAAATACGATTTCCTCAATCCGGCGGCGGTGAAGCGGCTGGTGGCCGGCGGCGCCAAGTTGCAGCCGTTCAGCCAGGAGATCATGGCCGCCTGCTTCGAGAAGGCGAACGAGGTTTACGCCGAGATGGAAGCCTCGAACGCGCCGTTCAAGAAAATCTGGGACTCGATCAAGGGCTTCCGCAAGGAGCACTATCTCTGGGCCCAGGTGGCCGAGTACAATTACGACACCTTCATGATGGTCCAGCAGCGCAACGGCAAGCTGTAG
- a CDS encoding gamma-glutamyl-gamma-aminobutyrate hydrolase family protein: MQQPLVAVSTDVRQFDNYTWHAAPQQYIEAAIAGAGVFPLLVPSFGDRLDFDELLSSVDGVMVTGSKSNVHPVLYGGDASEANGPYDPARDSTTLPLIRKAIERGVPLLAICRGIQELNVALGGTLGTEIQEREGSLDHRAPVSDNQDERFGIHQTISIKPGSCLAGVFGAGEIKVNSLHRQAIDRLGSKLQVEAVATDGTIEAVSVKDARAFAVGVQWHPEYWVKSDSNSAKIFRAFGDAVRLHAAAKSGARAAAE; the protein is encoded by the coding sequence ATGCAGCAGCCGCTCGTTGCCGTCTCGACAGATGTCCGCCAGTTCGACAACTACACCTGGCACGCCGCGCCGCAGCAATATATCGAGGCGGCGATCGCCGGCGCCGGCGTGTTCCCGCTGCTGGTGCCGTCCTTCGGCGACCGGCTGGATTTCGACGAACTGCTGTCCTCGGTCGACGGCGTCATGGTCACGGGTTCGAAATCCAATGTGCATCCTGTGCTCTATGGCGGCGATGCCAGCGAGGCCAACGGCCCCTACGATCCGGCGCGCGACTCGACCACGCTGCCGCTGATCCGCAAGGCGATCGAGCGCGGCGTGCCGCTGCTCGCCATCTGCCGCGGCATCCAGGAACTCAACGTGGCGCTGGGCGGCACGCTGGGCACCGAGATCCAGGAGCGCGAGGGCTCGCTCGATCACCGCGCGCCGGTGAGCGACAATCAGGACGAGCGTTTCGGCATCCACCAGACGATTTCGATCAAGCCCGGTAGCTGCCTCGCCGGCGTGTTCGGCGCCGGCGAGATCAAGGTCAATTCGCTGCATCGCCAGGCGATCGACCGGCTCGGATCGAAACTGCAGGTCGAGGCGGTCGCCACCGACGGCACGATCGAGGCGGTCTCGGTGAAGGATGCCCGCGCTTTTGCAGTCGGCGTCCAATGGCACCCGGAATATTGGGTGAAATCGGACAGCAACTCAGCCAAGATCTTCCGCGCCTTCGGCGATGCCGTGCGCCTGCACGCGGCGGCAAAAAGCGGCGCCCGCGCCGCAGCGGAATAG
- a CDS encoding outer membrane beta-barrel protein has product MSSKCPNDGVTTDSSSHTKAGWTLGAGVEYAFTQNWTTRVEYRYSDFGKFTDNPATDGTFLYPTDVTTQAVRVGFSYKF; this is encoded by the coding sequence ATATCCTCCAAGTGCCCGAACGACGGCGTCACGACGGACAGTTCGTCCCATACAAAAGCGGGATGGACACTGGGCGCCGGCGTTGAATACGCATTCACGCAGAATTGGACGACGCGTGTCGAATATCGCTACAGCGATTTCGGCAAGTTCACCGACAATCCGGCGACCGACGGCACCTTCCTCTATCCGACCGACGTGACAACACAAGCTGTCCGCGTGGGCTTCAGCTACAAGTTCTGA